A genome region from Nymphalis io chromosome Z, ilAglIoxx1.1, whole genome shotgun sequence includes the following:
- the LOC126780687 gene encoding probable cytochrome P450 305a1 translates to MKFCIRVFRITEKDNGYITPYQLCAEGSSLSAGKASGASPRWYPFIGCNSILHKRTVKYGSQWKAISEMAKEYSTNVLGLKMGNERVVVVYGEKNIQQVSNDKVFDARPDNFFLRLRSFGRRCGITFVDGPLWREHKLFTFKYLRNIGYGKELMHEDIKYNLKNILNFINNSNGNPINIKIMVAMSAMNILWKYVAGEHIKDSQLRKIIELLSARSKIFTMAGGWLNQWPFLRFIAPEWSGYAVIKKMNEQIHDIIIESIEKHKKKSVKGKDFIYAFLDEMHKNKATYTEDQLTGTCLDFLIAGAQTIGSSFDFMILAALRNADIQEKMYQEIISVLGDEDYNWPDIKRLVYTTAFVCEVQRYYTIAVFSGARRTLADSILDGYTIPSGTTILVSLGDLHTDPELWDEPTKFEPERFIDANGRLKSSTHSYPFGLGRRRCPGEPLAKPFLLTSLVAILQKYRIESSNGVLPSDEPHIGMLAEPRPFTARFVKRKLSQ, encoded by the exons atgaaattttgcatacgcgTTTTCAGGATTACGGAAAAGGACAACGGATACATAACACCTTATCAGCTTTGCGCTGAAGGTTCCTCCTTAAGCGCGGGCAAAGCTTCTGGAGCAA GTCCTAGATGGTATCCGTTTATCGGTTGTAATAGTATTTTACACAAAAGAACTGTTAAATACGGGTCGCAGTGGAAAGCAATATCAGAAATGGCGAAAGAATATTCAACAAATGTGCTGGGATTGAAGATGGGAAACGAGAGGGTAGTGGTCGTTTACGgggaaaaaaatattcagcaaGTTAGCAATGACAAGGTCTTCGATGCTCGGCCAGACAACTTCTTTTTAAGACTTAGGTCTTTTGGAAGAAGATGTG GAATCACATTCGTAGATGGTCCACTGTGGAGAGAACACAAATTattcacatttaaatatttaagaaatataggTTATGGAAAAGAGCTGATGCATGaagacataaaatataatttgaaaaatatattaaattttataaacaacagCAACGGAAAtccaataaacataaaaattatggtTGCGATGTCGGCTATGAATATATTATGGAAGTATGTAGCag GTGAACATATAAAGGATTCACAGCTTAGGAAAATAATAGAATTACTAAGCGCTAGGTCAAAAATCTTTACTATGGCGGGGGGCTGGCTGAACCAGTGGCCTTTCTTAAGATTTATTGCACCCGAATGGAGTGGTTATGCTGTTATTAAGAAAATGAATGAGCAaatacatgatattattatt GAATCaatagaaaaacataaaaaaaaatcagtcaagggaaaagattttatatacgCTTTCCTTGATGAAATGCATAAAAATAAAGCGACATATACAG AGGATCAGTTGACTGGTACATGCTTAGATTTCCTAATTGCCGGTGCGCAGACAATAGGAAGCTCCTTCGATTTTATGATATTAGCAGCATTACGTAACGCGGATATTCAAGAAAAAATGTACCAAGAAATCATTAGTGTTCTGGGCGATGAAGATTATAATTGGCCAGatataaaaag gctCGTATACACTACAGCGTTTGTGTGTGAAGTCCAAAGATATTACACAATAGCCGTATTTTCTGGTGCTAGAAGGACGCTTGCTGACAGTATTTTGGATGGCTATACAATACCCTCGGGTACCACTATTCTCGTGTCGCTCGGCGATTTGCACACAGATCCGGAACTATGGGACGAGCCGACTAAATTCGAACCGGAGAGATTTATCGACGCGAACGGCCGACTGAAATCTTCGACACATTCATACCCGTTTGGTTTAG GTCGCAGACGGTGTCCTGGGGAACCATTGGCTAAGCCATTCTTATTGACATCGTTAGTAGCGATCTTACAGAAATACAGAATTGAATCTAGCAATGGAGTTTTACCTTCAGACGAACCACATATAGGGATGCTCGCAGAACCTCGACCGTTCACTGCAAGATTTGTCAAGAGAAAATTAAGCCAGTGA